CTGGGCGCCTTCGGCTACTCGCGCAACCCCACGCTGCTGCACACCGACCCCTCCCTGCTCCCGCGCGCCGCGGCCGCCCGGGCCTCGTGGAACCACCGGCTGCAGTCGTGCTCGGCCTCGGCCGAGACGGTGCGGGTCAGCTACCACATGAACCGGCTGCAGGGGCTCGACGCCCGCAGCGACTACGTGGTCAGCCTCAACTCCGCCGACGCGGTGCCCGAGGACCGGGTGCTGGCCGCCATGGTCTACCACCACCCCGTCTACACCCCGGAGTCCCTGGCCGCGCAGCGGCTGCTGCCCGACCTCAACGACTCCGTGCTGGCCTTCGCCGGCGCCCACCACGGCTGGGGGTTCCACGAGGACGGCTGCCGCTCGGGCGTCGCGGCCGCCGAGGCGCTGGGGACGCGGTGGTGAGACCGCGGCGCACCTCCTGGCCCTCGGCCGCGTTGTACGAGGCGCGAATCCGGCACGTGCGCTCCACGCCGATCCGCAACGCCTTCGACTACGGCGGCTACTACTGGCTGATCGACGTCGACGACCCGCCCCGCCTGCCGCGGCCGCTGCGCTGGCTGGCCGGGTTCGACGCCGCCGACCACCGCGGCGATCCTGCGCGCGGCCTGCGCGGCCAGGTCGAGGACCATCTGCGCGCCCACGGCGTCGATCCGGTCGGCGGGCGGGTGCTGATGCTGGCGCACGCCCGCGTGCTCGGCCACGTCTTCAACCCGCTGACCGTCTACTGGTGCCACGCCGCCGACGGCTCACTGGCCTGCGTGATCGCCGAGGTCCACAACACCTACGGCGAGCGCCACCGCTACCTGCTGCGCACCGACGCGCGCGGCCGGGCCGATACGGCCAAGGAGTTCTACGTCTCGCCGTTCCACCCGGTCGACGGCCACTACCGGCTCAGCCTGCCCGAGCCCGGCGCCGACCTCGCGCTGACCATCACGCTGCACCGCCCCGGCGCGGCCCCCTTCGTGGCCTCGGTGCGGGGCCGGCGGCGCCCCGCCCGGCTGGGCCCCCTGCTGCGGCTGGCGCTGCGCTACCCGATGACGCCCCTGGTGGGCGCCGCGCGCATCCGGATCCAGGGCATCAGGCTCTTCCTGCGCGGCCTGCCCGTCGTGCCCAGGCCCCCCTCGGCCGACGGCCGGCAGGGCAAGGACACACCATCAGTTCAGCAAGCGAGGAACCCGGCATGACGACATCGACCCCCCTCCCGCCGTGCGCCGACGGAGTCGACGCCCGGCGCTGGCCCGACGTGGCCCGCGTGCCACGCAGCACGCTGCGCGCCCCCATCGCCCGGGCCCTGGCCCTGCAGGCCTTCGCGCGGCTGCCGATCAGGGTCGGCACGCCTGACGGCGGACTCCCGACCGCGGGCGGCCCCGATGCGCCGCTGATGGAGCTGCACCGCCCCGACCACTTCTTCCGCAGGCTGGGCCGCGACGGCCTGATCGGCTTCGGCGAGTCGCACATGGCCGGCGACTGGTCGGCGCCCGACCTGCCCGCGCTGCTCACCGCGTTCGCCGACGGCTACGGCGCACTCGTCCCGCGCCCGCTGCAGTCGCTGCGCGCGGTCGCGCTGCCCACCCAGCCCCGCGCCGACCGCGGCACCCGCGCCGGGGCGCGCCGCAACATCCACCGCCACTACGACCTGTCCAACGAGCTGTTCGCGCTCTTCCTGGACGAGACGATGACCTACTCCTGCGCGCTCTTCGACGCCGCGGACCCGGCCGGCGCGGACGGGCTGGCGGCGGCCCAGCGCCGCAAGATCGACCGGCTGCTCGACCTGACCGGGGTCGGCGAGGGCACCGAACTGCTGGAGATCGGCACCGGCTGGGGCGAGCTGGCCGTGCGCGCGGCGCGCCGCGGCGCCAGGGTGGTGTCGGTGACGCTCTCGGCGCAGCAGCGCGACCTGGCCGCCGCCCGCGTCGCCGAGGCCGGGGTCGCCGACCGCGTTCAGGTCCGGCTCAGCGACTACCGCGAGGTGCGCGGCCGCTTCGACGCGGTGGTCAGCGTGGAGATGATCGAGGCGGTGGGGGAGCGGTACTGGCCGGTCTACTTCACCGCGCTGGACCGCCTGGTCCGGCCGGGCGGACGCGTGGGGCTGCAGGCCATCACGATGGAGCACGAGCTGATGCGCGCCTCCCGCTCCGGCTACACCTGGATCCACAAGTACGTCTTCCCCGGCGGGCTGATCCCCTCGGTGCGGGCGATCGAGGAGCAGGTGGACATGCGCACCGCGATGCGCCTGGTCGACCGGTACGCCTTCGGCCCCGACTACGCCGAGACCCTGCGGCTGTGGCGGGAGGCCTTCGCCGCCGCCGAGGCCGAGGTCGCGGCCCTGGGCTTCGACTCCGTCTTCCGGCGGATGTGGAACTTCTACCTCGCCTACTCCGAAGCCGGATTCCGCTCCGGCATGCTCGACGTCGAACAACTGATCCTGGAGCGTGCGTAGCCCCATGACCCCGACCCCGACGACCCCGGCGCGCCCGCGCGGCGCCGCCCACTTCATCGCCCCCCTGGCCGAGCGGTTCTTCAACGGCGTCCTGCCGGTGCGGCTGCGGGCCTGGGACGGCAGCCAGGTCGGCCCCGAGGACGCGCCCGTGGTGGTGCTGCGCGACCGCGACGCGCTGCGCCGGATCCTGGCGCGGCCCGGTGAACTGGGGCCGGCCCGCGCCTATGTGAGCGGGGACCTCGACGTCGAGGGCGACCTCGCCGACGGGTTCCGCAGGGTGTGGGCGAGCGTCCGGGAGCACGGCACCTCGCTGCCGGGCCCGGCCGACTGGGCGCGCGCGGCCCGCCTGGCGCTGAGCCTGGGCCTGCCCGGCGTGCCGCCGCCCCCGCCGCAGGCCGAGGCGCGGCTGCGCGGCGGGGTCAACACCCCCGGCCGCGACGCCGAGGCCGTCGCCCACCACTACGACCTGTCCAACGACCTCTACGGGCTCTTCCTCGACCCGCTGATGGCCTACTCCTGCGGGTACTGGACCAGCGACGATCCCGACTACGGCCTGGCCGACGCCCAGGTCGACAAGCTCGACCTCGTCTGCCGCAAGCTGGGCCTGGCCGAGGGCGACCGCCTCCTCGACGTCGGCTGCGGGTGGGGGGCGCTCACCCTGCACGCCGCCCGCAGCCACGGCGCCCGGGTCACCGCGGTCACGCTGTCGAGCCGGCAGCGGGAGTACGTGCGCGCCCGGGTCGCCGAGCAGGGGTTGGCGGACCGCGTCCAGGTCCGGCTCAGCGACTACCGCGACATCGACGAGGAGCCCTTCGACGCGATCGCGGCGGTGGAGATGGGCGAGCACGTCGGCCGGCGCAACTATCCGGCCTTCGCCGCCCGGCTGCACGCGCTGCTGCGCCCTCGGGGCCGGCTGCTGGTGCAGCAGATGTCGCGGCGCGGCGCCCATCCCGGGGGCGGGCCGTTCATCGAGACCTACATCGCCCCCGACATGCACATGCGCCCCCTCGGCGAAACCGTCGCCCTGCTGGAGGACGCCGGCCTGGAGGTGCGCGACGTGCACGCGATGCGCGAGCACTACGTGCGCACGGTCGAGGCCTGGTACGCCGAGTTCGAGCGCCGCTTCGACGAGGTGGTGGCGCTGGTGGGCGAGGAGACGGCGCGGGTGTGGCGGCTCTACCTGGTCGGCGGCGCGCTGGCCTTCGAGGAGCGGCGCATGGGCGTGGACCAGGTTCTGGCCGTGCGGCCCACCCCTGACGGGCGCAGCGGCATGCCCGCCACCCGAGCCGACCTCGACACCGCGCGGTGAGCGAGCCGCTGTTCGCTCCGGTGCCGTTCCTGGCCAACGCCGCGATCAGCGCGCTCGCCGTGGCCGCGCTGATGGCGGTGACCTTCGCCGTCGCGCTGCGCCTGGGCCGCCACAGCGTGGTCGACGTGGCCTGGGGCGCGGGGTTCGCCGTCGTCGCCCTGGTCACGGCGGTCATGTCGGCCGGGCACGGCGACCCGGCGCGGACCTGGCTGGTCTGCGGCCTGACCGCGGTGTGGGGCGTGCGCCTGGCCGTCCACATCGCCCGGCGCGGCCGCGGCCGGGGGGAGGACCCCCGCTACGTGCGGCTGCTGGCCGGGGCCCCGGGCAGCCCGACCGCCTACGCCCTGCGCATGGTCTACGGGCTCCAGGGCGTGCTGCTGTGGCTGATCTCCATGCCGGTGCAGGTCGCGGCCTACACCGGCGGGCAGTTGGGGCCGCTCGCCGCGGCGGGCGCGGCCCTGTGGCTGGTGGGGCTGGTCTTCGAGGCGCTCGGCGACGCCCAGTTGGCCCGGTTCAGGGCCGATCCGGCCAACCGGGGCCGGATCATGGACCGGGGGCTGTGGGCCTGGACCCGGCACCCCAACTACTTCGGCGACGCCTGCGTGTGGTGGGGGATCTTCCTCGTCGCCGCCCAGCCCTGGCCCGGCGCGCTCACCTTCCCCGCGCCGGCGGCGATGACGTGGCTGCTGGTCGCGGGGTCGGGCAAGCGGTTGCTGGAGGAGCACATGTCCGGGCGCCCCGGCTGGTCCGACTACGTCCGGCGCACCAGCGGCTTCGTGCCGCTGCCCCCGCGCCGCTGAGCCGCCCGCTCGCAGAGCGCCAGAGGGGGGCGGTCTGCGAGCGGGCTCCATCGGATAGCGGTGTCAGCGCGGCAGCGACTCCGGCCGCGCCGCCCGCTCGGCGCGCCGGGCGCGCAGCCGCCCGAGGGCGACGGAGCCGCCGATCACCAGCAGCAGGCCGTAGATGGTCACCGTGATGCCGCTGTCGACCAGGACCGAGACGTCGCCCTGGCCCACGGCCAGCGCGCGGCGCAGCTCGGACTCGGCGACGGGGCCGAGGATGACGGCGATCAGCACCGGCGCCAACGGGATGCCGTAGCGGCGCATCATGAACCCGGCCAGTCCCAGGACGAGCATCAGCCACAGGTCGGCCATCGATGAGCTCGCCGCGTAGACGCCCAGCGCCGAGAACACGGTGATCCCGGCATAGAGGTAGGGCTTGGGGATCAGCAGCAGCTTCGCCCACAGCGGGGCGAAGGGCAGGTTCAGCAGCAGCAGCATGGCGCTGCCGACGAACAGGCTGGCCAGCAGCGCCCACACCAGGTCGCCGTTGCGTTCGAACAGCAGCGGGCCGGGCTGCATCCCGTACTGCTGGAAGGCGGCCAGCATGATCGCCGCGGTCGCCGACGTGGGCAGGCCCAGGCCGAGCAGGGCGCCCATGGCGGTGCCCGCGGTGGAGCTGGCTGCGGCCTCGGGCGCGGCCACGCCCTCGATCGCGCCCTCGCCGAAGGCGTCGGGCTCGCCGCCGCGGGCCGCGCGCCGCCGGGCGAGCCTGCGCTCGGTGCCGTAGGCGAGGAAGGTGGGGATCTCCGACCCGCCCGAGGGGATCACGCCGAAGGGCACGCCGAACACGGTGCCGCGCAGCCACGCCGGGGCGGTGCGCCGCAGGTCGGCGCGCTTGAGCCAGGGGGTGCCCGAGTGGCGCAGCGTGTCCTTGGCCCCGTTGCCGGTGTGCACGGTGGCGGCGACGTGCAGCACCTCGCCGACCGCCAGCAGCGCCACCGTCACGGTGATGATGCTGAAGCCCTCGAACAGCTGCGGCACGCCCAGCGTGAACCGCTCGGCCCCGGTGAGGCTGTCGATGCCGACCATGGAGATGCTCAGGCCGATGCCGAGCGCGACCAGGCCGCGCACCATCGACTGCGACACCACGGCGGAGGTGGCGACGAAGGCGAACACCGCCAGGGCGAAGTACTCGGCCGGGCCGAAGCGCAGCGCCAGGCCGATGATGGCGGGGGAGAAGAACGCGACCAGGGCCGTTGAGAGCACGGCCCCGATGAAGGCGCCGATGGCCGATGTGGCCAGCGCCTGGGGCGCGCGTCCGCGTAGCGCCATCTTGTGGCCCTCGATCGCGGTGGCGATCGCCGAGCTCTGCCCGGGCGTGTTCATCAGGATGGCGGCGGTGGAGTCGCCGAACAGTCCGCCGTAGTAGACGGCGGCGAACATGATGAAGGCGCTGGTGGGGTCGAGCTGGAAGGTGACCGGCAGCAGCAGCGCCACGGCCATGGAGGAGCCCAGGCCCGGCAGCACGCCCACGGCCGTGCCGAGCATGACGCCGAGCAGCGCCCACAGCAGGTTCTCCGGGGTCAGCGCGTGGGCGAACCCCATGAGCAGGTGATCGAACGCGTCCACTAGAAGATGCCTCCGAGGATTCCGGCCGGCAGGTTCAGGCCGAGGCCGGCGACGAAAGCGAGCTGGATGAAGGAGGAGAAGACGAGGGAGACCGTGATGTCGAACAGGATCCGGCGGTTGCCCATCGCGTAGGAGACGCCGAAGAACAGCAGCGCGGCGGAGAGGATCCAGCCGACGGGCTGCAGCGCCACGATGAAGACCACGAGGGAGGCGACCACGGTCGCGACCGTCTTCCAGTCGGTGCGCGGCGCACCGGGGGCCTGCTCGGAGGCCGTGCCGTCGCCGGCCTCGCCGGCCTCACCGTCCCGGGTGCCGTCGGCCTCCCGGGGCCGGGCCGGGTGCAGGACGACCTGGACGGCCAGTGCCACGCCCACGCCGGCCATGAGGATGGTGACGAGGGTGGGGAAGAAGCGCGGTCCGGGGGATTCGGTGCCGGGCGGGACCGCCATCGTGGCGGTCTGGACGCCGATGAACGCCGCGATGGCGATCACCAGGGCGGCGACCAGCAGTTCGCTGCGCCCTCGCCACCAGCCTGAGCGAGATGCGGGGGATGCCGGCCGCTGCGTGCCGGGTGCGGTGGTGTCGGTGCTCATGCCAGTCCCAGTTCTTCGGTGACGGTGGTGATGCGGTCGATCTCGGCGGTCATGAACTCCTCGAACTCCGCGCCGGTCTGGAAGGTGTCGTCCCAGCGGTTGCGTTCGAGGGTGTCCTGCCACTCGGGGGTCGCGTGCATCTCGGTGACGATCTCGGTGAGCTCGGCCCGCTCCTCCTCGGTGATGCCGGGCGGGGCCATGACGCCGCGCCAGTTCGGCAGCACCGCGTCGATGTCCTGCTCGGCCAGCGTGGGGACGTCGATGCCGGAGACGCGCTCGTGCGAGGAGACGCCCAGGGCGCGCACATTGCCGGCCTCGATCTGGTCGCTGAACTCGTTGTAGCCGCTGATGCCGACGTCGACGCTGCCGGAGAGCAGGGAGGTCAGCGCCTCGCCGCCGCCCGCGAAGGGGATGTAGTTGACCTCCTGGGGGTCCACCCCGATGTCGCGGGCCACCATGGCGGCGAGCAGGTGGTCGGTGCCGCCGAGCGAGCCGCCGCCGATGGCCACGGCGCCGGGGTCCTCGCGCCAGGCCGCCGCGAGGTCGTCCATGGTCTCGTAGGGGGAGTCGGCGGGCACCACGACGACCTCGTAGTCGTCGGCGAGCCGGGCGACGGGGGTGACGTCGTCGAGGGTGTTGGAGGAGTTGTTGACCACGATGCCGCCGATCATGACGGTGCCGGTCACCATCATCGTGTTGGGCCTGCCCTCCTGGCGCACCGCCTGGGCCAGCCCGATCGTGCCGCCGGCGCCGGGGACGTTGACGACCTGGGTGTTGCCGACGATCCCGCCCTCGCGGTAGGCGTTCTGGGACTCGCGGGCCACCAGGTCCCAGCCGCCGCCGGGAGCGGCGGGGACGATCATGGTGAGCTTGGAGCGGGCCGCGGAGGTGTTCTCGCCGGTCGTCGCGGCGTTGACCACGGCGGCGCCGATGACGACGGCCGCCGCGGCCGCGCCGACGGCGCGCAGGATCCGCTGTTTACTCATCAGGTCGCTCTTTCCGTCATTGCGGTCCACTGTGCGGACTTTCGGGTCCGTTTTCGGTCCGGCACATGATGCGCGTCACACGTCGGCGTGTCAAGGCGGGGCCACACCGCTCGGTGACCTGGGTCACGGCCGTTCCGTTTCGCGAGCATGACGCACCCGTTGCCACTGGGTAAATCTTTTGGTCGTTTTGATCGTCTTCGTCATTGTGGTCGCGGGGATCCGGCCGCATCCGAGGCCTCCGCGACCCCCGCCGCGGTCCCCGCGGACGCCTCCGCACCGTCGCTTCCCGGACCAATTGATCCATCAGATGGTATACATGGTCTGCACGATGGACTCTAACCGTGAGGGGGTGACCCGGTGGCGGCCGACAGCGAGACCGAATCGGGCGTGCGCAGCGTGCTGCGCGCCCTGGACCTGCTGGCGCTGTTCGACGAGCGGCACCAGCGCCGCTCGATCCGCGAACTCACCGACCACAGCGGGCTGGCCAAGACCACGGTGCTGCGCCTGGTCGCCACGCTGGAGCAGCGCGGCCTGCTGTGGACCCGCCCCGACGGCCGGATCGCGGTCGGCCCGGGGCTGCTGCGATGGGCCGGCCTGGCCCGGGCGGCCTGGCAGGTGCCCGAGGCGGTCCGCCAGGTCATGCGCGAACTCGTCGCCGAGACCGCCGAGACCGTCAACCTCTACGTGCGCAGCGACGCCGCGCGCGTCTGCGTCGCCCAGCAGGAGGGGCCGCGCAACCTGCGCCACGTCGTCAACGTCGGCGACGAGCTGCCGCTGTGGTCCGGGGCCGCGGCCAAAATCCTGCTGATCGGCTGCGACGACGCCCTGCTGCGTCGGGTCGCCGCGGCATCGCCCCACGGCGCCCGGCACGCCGAGGCCCTGCGCGGGCAGGTGGCGCTGGCCCTGCGTCAGGGCCACGCCGTCAGCCACGGCGAGCGCGAGACCGGC
This sequence is a window from Spinactinospora alkalitolerans. Protein-coding genes within it:
- a CDS encoding DUF1365 domain-containing protein, encoding MRPRRTSWPSAALYEARIRHVRSTPIRNAFDYGGYYWLIDVDDPPRLPRPLRWLAGFDAADHRGDPARGLRGQVEDHLRAHGVDPVGGRVLMLAHARVLGHVFNPLTVYWCHAADGSLACVIAEVHNTYGERHRYLLRTDARGRADTAKEFYVSPFHPVDGHYRLSLPEPGADLALTITLHRPGAAPFVASVRGRRRPARLGPLLRLALRYPMTPLVGAARIRIQGIRLFLRGLPVVPRPPSADGRQGKDTPSVQQARNPA
- a CDS encoding class I SAM-dependent methyltransferase, yielding MTTSTPLPPCADGVDARRWPDVARVPRSTLRAPIARALALQAFARLPIRVGTPDGGLPTAGGPDAPLMELHRPDHFFRRLGRDGLIGFGESHMAGDWSAPDLPALLTAFADGYGALVPRPLQSLRAVALPTQPRADRGTRAGARRNIHRHYDLSNELFALFLDETMTYSCALFDAADPAGADGLAAAQRRKIDRLLDLTGVGEGTELLEIGTGWGELAVRAARRGARVVSVTLSAQQRDLAAARVAEAGVADRVQVRLSDYREVRGRFDAVVSVEMIEAVGERYWPVYFTALDRLVRPGGRVGLQAITMEHELMRASRSGYTWIHKYVFPGGLIPSVRAIEEQVDMRTAMRLVDRYAFGPDYAETLRLWREAFAAAEAEVAALGFDSVFRRMWNFYLAYSEAGFRSGMLDVEQLILERA
- a CDS encoding SAM-dependent methyltransferase codes for the protein MTPTPTTPARPRGAAHFIAPLAERFFNGVLPVRLRAWDGSQVGPEDAPVVVLRDRDALRRILARPGELGPARAYVSGDLDVEGDLADGFRRVWASVREHGTSLPGPADWARAARLALSLGLPGVPPPPPQAEARLRGGVNTPGRDAEAVAHHYDLSNDLYGLFLDPLMAYSCGYWTSDDPDYGLADAQVDKLDLVCRKLGLAEGDRLLDVGCGWGALTLHAARSHGARVTAVTLSSRQREYVRARVAEQGLADRVQVRLSDYRDIDEEPFDAIAAVEMGEHVGRRNYPAFAARLHALLRPRGRLLVQQMSRRGAHPGGGPFIETYIAPDMHMRPLGETVALLEDAGLEVRDVHAMREHYVRTVEAWYAEFERRFDEVVALVGEETARVWRLYLVGGALAFEERRMGVDQVLAVRPTPDGRSGMPATRADLDTAR
- a CDS encoding DUF1295 domain-containing protein, coding for MAVTFAVALRLGRHSVVDVAWGAGFAVVALVTAVMSAGHGDPARTWLVCGLTAVWGVRLAVHIARRGRGRGEDPRYVRLLAGAPGSPTAYALRMVYGLQGVLLWLISMPVQVAAYTGGQLGPLAAAGAALWLVGLVFEALGDAQLARFRADPANRGRIMDRGLWAWTRHPNYFGDACVWWGIFLVAAQPWPGALTFPAPAAMTWLLVAGSGKRLLEEHMSGRPGWSDYVRRTSGFVPLPPRR
- a CDS encoding tripartite tricarboxylate transporter permease is translated as MGFAHALTPENLLWALLGVMLGTAVGVLPGLGSSMAVALLLPVTFQLDPTSAFIMFAAVYYGGLFGDSTAAILMNTPGQSSAIATAIEGHKMALRGRAPQALATSAIGAFIGAVLSTALVAFFSPAIIGLALRFGPAEYFALAVFAFVATSAVVSQSMVRGLVALGIGLSISMVGIDSLTGAERFTLGVPQLFEGFSIITVTVALLAVGEVLHVAATVHTGNGAKDTLRHSGTPWLKRADLRRTAPAWLRGTVFGVPFGVIPSGGSEIPTFLAYGTERRLARRRAARGGEPDAFGEGAIEGVAAPEAAASSTAGTAMGALLGLGLPTSATAAIMLAAFQQYGMQPGPLLFERNGDLVWALLASLFVGSAMLLLLNLPFAPLWAKLLLIPKPYLYAGITVFSALGVYAASSSMADLWLMLVLGLAGFMMRRYGIPLAPVLIAVILGPVAESELRRALAVGQGDVSVLVDSGITVTIYGLLLVIGGSVALGRLRARRAERAARPESLPR
- a CDS encoding tripartite tricarboxylate transporter TctB family protein codes for the protein MSTDTTAPGTQRPASPASRSGWWRGRSELLVAALVIAIAAFIGVQTATMAVPPGTESPGPRFFPTLVTILMAGVGVALAVQVVLHPARPREADGTRDGEAGEAGDGTASEQAPGAPRTDWKTVATVVASLVVFIVALQPVGWILSAALLFFGVSYAMGNRRILFDITVSLVFSSFIQLAFVAGLGLNLPAGILGGIF
- a CDS encoding Bug family tripartite tricarboxylate transporter substrate binding protein yields the protein MSKQRILRAVGAAAAAVVIGAAVVNAATTGENTSAARSKLTMIVPAAPGGGWDLVARESQNAYREGGIVGNTQVVNVPGAGGTIGLAQAVRQEGRPNTMMVTGTVMIGGIVVNNSSNTLDDVTPVARLADDYEVVVVPADSPYETMDDLAAAWREDPGAVAIGGGSLGGTDHLLAAMVARDIGVDPQEVNYIPFAGGGEALTSLLSGSVDVGISGYNEFSDQIEAGNVRALGVSSHERVSGIDVPTLAEQDIDAVLPNWRGVMAPPGITEEERAELTEIVTEMHATPEWQDTLERNRWDDTFQTGAEFEEFMTAEIDRITTVTEELGLA
- a CDS encoding IclR family transcriptional regulator, with amino-acid sequence MAADSETESGVRSVLRALDLLALFDERHQRRSIRELTDHSGLAKTTVLRLVATLEQRGLLWTRPDGRIAVGPGLLRWAGLARAAWQVPEAVRQVMRELVAETAETVNLYVRSDAARVCVAQQEGPRNLRHVVNVGDELPLWSGAAAKILLIGCDDALLRRVAAASPHGARHAEALRGQVALALRQGHAVSHGERETGASGVAAPVTDAEGRVQAALALGGPTARFTDAAVAEFATAVTRAARRVSDIGLDPAGAPDPDPGERR